From the genome of Triticum aestivum cultivar Chinese Spring chromosome 3B, IWGSC CS RefSeq v2.1, whole genome shotgun sequence, one region includes:
- the LOC123069818 gene encoding serine/threonine-protein phosphatase 4 regulatory subunit 3B isoform X2 has product MGEQREASASAAAVAHSSNMQRVKVYRLRDGGKWDDQGTGHVAVDYIEGSKEPGLTVLDEEDNETLLVHNITSEDIYRKQEETIISWRDPEAATELALSFQEAAGCSYIWDNICDIQRNLQFSNLGDESFRSVNGELRELPPVDLSNLPLILKTILEGGITDQMRVAELITQDRDFFPKLLDIFRMCEDLENLDDLHMIFKLVRGIILLNSPSIFDKIFSDELILDIIGALEYDPEVAKVQKHRIFLKDHVVFKEAIPIKNISVVSRIHQTYRIGYLKDVILPRILDDATLASLNTMIHTNNAAVISLLKDDACFIQDLFSRMRSPNISMELKRELVLFLHEFCTLSKSLPLVQQLRLFRDLSGEGVFEIVSDVLQSQDRKIVSAGTDIVILFLNQDPNLLRSYIVQQEGNSLLGLLVKGMVTDFGEQMHCQFLEILRILMDSFTMSGAHRDVIIEIFYERHLDYLVDVIASSCPSRSATRTSPNSAVVGGNTEEHRIKPEILLNVCELLCFCVVHHPYRIKCNFLMNNAIEKILTMTRRSEKFLVVAAVRFMRTIISRNDEHLIRHVVKFNLLKPIIDAFVENGDRYNMLQSGVLELLEHIRKENLKPLVIYVTESFSDQLMKFEHFGSIQAFKLKYQQYLESADMKLSASVPDMRKKAEGRGLEKEEEDYFNESDEEDSVRRTKHAHGEHNEESKDDVANGSETDDISSRPKSGGLVDYADDDDEDFNPPPKEPDRPVDDDELLTISTVKRKLVNPGDGKHADGEVRKRQKIETRITCAKISALTNLASKHKDTLASSSPSCEANGVLGEHATHSDEHQHSTDTAETSRQVGGDCIKAMGSLSSEKAVNTTKTNDSEPYSVR; this is encoded by the exons ATGGGGGAGCAGCGGGAGGCttcggcttcggcggcggcggtagCGCACAGCAGCAACATGCAG CGTGTGAAAGTGTACCGTTTGAGGGATGGAGGCAAATGGGATGATCAGGGCACAGGGCACGTTGCTGTTGACTACATCGAG GGTTCAAAAGAACCTGGTTTGACTGTTTTGGATGAAGAAGACAACGAAACACTGCTTGTCCACAATATTACATCTGAAGATATCTACAGAAAGCAAGAAG AAACAATCATCTCATGGAGGGATCCAGAAGCAGCAACAGAATTAGCATTGAGCTTTCAGGAGGCTGCAGGGTGCTCCTACATATG GGACAACATCTGTGATATTCAGAGAAACCTTCAGTTTAGTAACCTTGGCG ATGAGTCCTTTCGCTCTGTTAACGGTGAACTGAGGGAACTTCCACCTGTTGATTTGTCCAATCTTCCTTTGATTTTGAAG ACTATATTGGAGGGTGGCATTACTGATCAAATGCGCGTGGCCGAGTTGATAACACAAGAT CGTGATTTTTTCCCCAAGCTGCTGGATATTTTTAGAATGTGTGAGGATTTAGAGAATTTAGATGATCTCCACATGATATTCAAATTAGTCAGGGGAATCA TATTGCTGAACAGCCCATCGATCTTTGATAAGATATTCTCTGATGAGCTTATTCTTGACATCATAGGCGCCCTTGAAT ATGATCCAGAGGTTGCTAAAGTGCAAAAGCATCGCATTTTTCTGAAGGATCATGTAGTTTTCAAAGAG GCCATACCTATTAAAAATATTTCTGTGGTTTCAAGGATACATCAAACGTACAGAATAGGGTATCTAAAG GATGTTATATTACCCAGAATATTAGATGATGCCACTCTGGCTAGTCTTAACACGATGATACACACGAACAATGCTGCT GTTATTTCCTTACTGAAGGATGATGCTTGCTTTATCCAAGACTTATTCTCTAGGATGAGATCACCAAATATTTCTATGGAATTGAAAAGAGAATTG GTCCTGTTCTTGCATGAGTTCTGCACTCTTAGTAAGAGTTTGCCGCTTGTACAACAACTACGACTGTTTCG GGATCTTTCAGGTGAAGGTGTATTTGAAATTGTATCTGATGTGTTGCAGAGTCAAGACAGAAAAATTGTTTCGGCTGG GACGGATATCGTTATTCTTTTTCTTAATCAGGACCCTAACCTATTGAGGTCATATATTGTCCAGCAAGAAGGAAATTCTCTTCTTGGACTTTTG GTTAAAGGAATGGTAACTGACTTTGGTGAGCAAATGCACTGTCAATTTCTGGAAATCCTCCGTATATTAATGGATTCTTTCACTATGTCTGGAGCACAT AGAGACGTAATTATTGAGATTTTCTATGAAAGGCACCTTgactatttggttgatgtaatAGCATCCTCTTGTCCTTCGAGGAGTGCTACCCGAACATCACCTAACTCAGCTGTCGTTGGTGGAAACACTGAAGAGCATCGTATCAAGCCAGAAATTCTGTTAAATGTCTGCGAACTATTATGCTTTTGTGTAGTCCATCATCCCTATAGAATTAA GTGCAACTTCCTTATGAACAATGCGATAGAGAAAATCCTTACCATGACTCGACGAAGTGAGAAGTTTTTGGTTGTTGCAGCTGTCAGGTTTATGCGCACTATTATATCCAGAAAT GATGAACATCTTATTCGCCATGTTGTCAAGTTTAACTTGTTGAAACCAATAATTGACGCCTTTGTGGAAAATGGGGATAGATATAACATGCTACAATCTGGAGTACTCGAACTGTTGGAACACATACGGAAG GAAAATCTAAAACCTCTTGTTATTTATGTTACCGAGTCTTTCTCAGATCAACTTATGAAGTTTGAACACTTTGGGAGCATTCAGGCCTTCAAACTCAAGTATCAACAG tactTGGAGAGTGCCGATATGAAATTAAGTGCTAGTGTGCCTGACATGAGAAAGAAGGCAGAAGGAAGAGGTCTTGAGAAGGAAGAGGAAGATTATTTCAACGAGAG TGACGAGGAAGATTCAGTAAGGCGGACTAAACATGCACACGGTGAACATAATGAAGAAAGCAAGGATGATGTAGCCAATGGAAGCGAAACTGATGACATATCCTCAAG GCCTAAATCTGGTGGGCTTGTGGACTATgccgatgacgacgacgaggatttcAATCCGCCACCCAAGGAGCCTGATAGGCCTGTGGATGACGATGAGCTCTTAACTATATCCACAGTGAAGCGGAAATTAGTGAACCCGGGGGATGGCAAACATGCAGATGGGGAAGTTCGCAAGAGACAAAAGATTGAAACAAGGATTACTTGTGCCAAGATTTCTGCTTTGACTAATCTGGCTAGCAAACACAAGGATACACTTGCCTCAAGCTCGCCAAGTTGCGAGGCCAATGGTGTTTTGGGGGAGCATGCTACACATTCTGATGAGCATCAACATTCCACAGACACTGCAGAAACCTCACGGCAAGTTGGCGGTGATTGTATCAAAGCAATGGGCAGTTTGTCTAGTGAGAAGGCTGTAAATACCACCAAAACAAACGATTCAGAGCCCTATTCAGTGAGATGA
- the LOC123069818 gene encoding serine/threonine-protein phosphatase 4 regulatory subunit 3B isoform X1 has product MGEQREASASAAAVAHSSNMQRVKVYRLRDGGKWDDQGTGHVAVDYIEGSKEPGLTVLDEEDNETLLVHNITSEDIYRKQEETIISWRDPEAATELALSFQEAAGCSYIWDNICDIQRNLQFSNLGGLEVCPRPASEHLEASRVLHSHDESFRSVNGELRELPPVDLSNLPLILKTILEGGITDQMRVAELITQDRDFFPKLLDIFRMCEDLENLDDLHMIFKLVRGIILLNSPSIFDKIFSDELILDIIGALEYDPEVAKVQKHRIFLKDHVVFKEAIPIKNISVVSRIHQTYRIGYLKDVILPRILDDATLASLNTMIHTNNAAVISLLKDDACFIQDLFSRMRSPNISMELKRELVLFLHEFCTLSKSLPLVQQLRLFRDLSGEGVFEIVSDVLQSQDRKIVSAGTDIVILFLNQDPNLLRSYIVQQEGNSLLGLLVKGMVTDFGEQMHCQFLEILRILMDSFTMSGAHRDVIIEIFYERHLDYLVDVIASSCPSRSATRTSPNSAVVGGNTEEHRIKPEILLNVCELLCFCVVHHPYRIKCNFLMNNAIEKILTMTRRSEKFLVVAAVRFMRTIISRNDEHLIRHVVKFNLLKPIIDAFVENGDRYNMLQSGVLELLEHIRKENLKPLVIYVTESFSDQLMKFEHFGSIQAFKLKYQQYLESADMKLSASVPDMRKKAEGRGLEKEEEDYFNESDEEDSVRRTKHAHGEHNEESKDDVANGSETDDISSRPKSGGLVDYADDDDEDFNPPPKEPDRPVDDDELLTISTVKRKLVNPGDGKHADGEVRKRQKIETRITCAKISALTNLASKHKDTLASSSPSCEANGVLGEHATHSDEHQHSTDTAETSRQVGGDCIKAMGSLSSEKAVNTTKTNDSEPYSVR; this is encoded by the exons ATGGGGGAGCAGCGGGAGGCttcggcttcggcggcggcggtagCGCACAGCAGCAACATGCAG CGTGTGAAAGTGTACCGTTTGAGGGATGGAGGCAAATGGGATGATCAGGGCACAGGGCACGTTGCTGTTGACTACATCGAG GGTTCAAAAGAACCTGGTTTGACTGTTTTGGATGAAGAAGACAACGAAACACTGCTTGTCCACAATATTACATCTGAAGATATCTACAGAAAGCAAGAAG AAACAATCATCTCATGGAGGGATCCAGAAGCAGCAACAGAATTAGCATTGAGCTTTCAGGAGGCTGCAGGGTGCTCCTACATATG GGACAACATCTGTGATATTCAGAGAAACCTTCAGTTTAGTAACCTTGGCG GTCTTGAAGTTTGTCCTCGTCCAGCTTCGGAACATCTAGAAGCCTCTAGAGTATTGCATTCACACG ATGAGTCCTTTCGCTCTGTTAACGGTGAACTGAGGGAACTTCCACCTGTTGATTTGTCCAATCTTCCTTTGATTTTGAAG ACTATATTGGAGGGTGGCATTACTGATCAAATGCGCGTGGCCGAGTTGATAACACAAGAT CGTGATTTTTTCCCCAAGCTGCTGGATATTTTTAGAATGTGTGAGGATTTAGAGAATTTAGATGATCTCCACATGATATTCAAATTAGTCAGGGGAATCA TATTGCTGAACAGCCCATCGATCTTTGATAAGATATTCTCTGATGAGCTTATTCTTGACATCATAGGCGCCCTTGAAT ATGATCCAGAGGTTGCTAAAGTGCAAAAGCATCGCATTTTTCTGAAGGATCATGTAGTTTTCAAAGAG GCCATACCTATTAAAAATATTTCTGTGGTTTCAAGGATACATCAAACGTACAGAATAGGGTATCTAAAG GATGTTATATTACCCAGAATATTAGATGATGCCACTCTGGCTAGTCTTAACACGATGATACACACGAACAATGCTGCT GTTATTTCCTTACTGAAGGATGATGCTTGCTTTATCCAAGACTTATTCTCTAGGATGAGATCACCAAATATTTCTATGGAATTGAAAAGAGAATTG GTCCTGTTCTTGCATGAGTTCTGCACTCTTAGTAAGAGTTTGCCGCTTGTACAACAACTACGACTGTTTCG GGATCTTTCAGGTGAAGGTGTATTTGAAATTGTATCTGATGTGTTGCAGAGTCAAGACAGAAAAATTGTTTCGGCTGG GACGGATATCGTTATTCTTTTTCTTAATCAGGACCCTAACCTATTGAGGTCATATATTGTCCAGCAAGAAGGAAATTCTCTTCTTGGACTTTTG GTTAAAGGAATGGTAACTGACTTTGGTGAGCAAATGCACTGTCAATTTCTGGAAATCCTCCGTATATTAATGGATTCTTTCACTATGTCTGGAGCACAT AGAGACGTAATTATTGAGATTTTCTATGAAAGGCACCTTgactatttggttgatgtaatAGCATCCTCTTGTCCTTCGAGGAGTGCTACCCGAACATCACCTAACTCAGCTGTCGTTGGTGGAAACACTGAAGAGCATCGTATCAAGCCAGAAATTCTGTTAAATGTCTGCGAACTATTATGCTTTTGTGTAGTCCATCATCCCTATAGAATTAA GTGCAACTTCCTTATGAACAATGCGATAGAGAAAATCCTTACCATGACTCGACGAAGTGAGAAGTTTTTGGTTGTTGCAGCTGTCAGGTTTATGCGCACTATTATATCCAGAAAT GATGAACATCTTATTCGCCATGTTGTCAAGTTTAACTTGTTGAAACCAATAATTGACGCCTTTGTGGAAAATGGGGATAGATATAACATGCTACAATCTGGAGTACTCGAACTGTTGGAACACATACGGAAG GAAAATCTAAAACCTCTTGTTATTTATGTTACCGAGTCTTTCTCAGATCAACTTATGAAGTTTGAACACTTTGGGAGCATTCAGGCCTTCAAACTCAAGTATCAACAG tactTGGAGAGTGCCGATATGAAATTAAGTGCTAGTGTGCCTGACATGAGAAAGAAGGCAGAAGGAAGAGGTCTTGAGAAGGAAGAGGAAGATTATTTCAACGAGAG TGACGAGGAAGATTCAGTAAGGCGGACTAAACATGCACACGGTGAACATAATGAAGAAAGCAAGGATGATGTAGCCAATGGAAGCGAAACTGATGACATATCCTCAAG GCCTAAATCTGGTGGGCTTGTGGACTATgccgatgacgacgacgaggatttcAATCCGCCACCCAAGGAGCCTGATAGGCCTGTGGATGACGATGAGCTCTTAACTATATCCACAGTGAAGCGGAAATTAGTGAACCCGGGGGATGGCAAACATGCAGATGGGGAAGTTCGCAAGAGACAAAAGATTGAAACAAGGATTACTTGTGCCAAGATTTCTGCTTTGACTAATCTGGCTAGCAAACACAAGGATACACTTGCCTCAAGCTCGCCAAGTTGCGAGGCCAATGGTGTTTTGGGGGAGCATGCTACACATTCTGATGAGCATCAACATTCCACAGACACTGCAGAAACCTCACGGCAAGTTGGCGGTGATTGTATCAAAGCAATGGGCAGTTTGTCTAGTGAGAAGGCTGTAAATACCACCAAAACAAACGATTCAGAGCCCTATTCAGTGAGATGA